The DNA region AGTCGGTCATGGTGCACGAGCTCGCCCACCAGTGGTTCGGCAACAGCGTCTCGCCCCGGGTCTGGTCCGATCTCTGGCTCGGCGAGGGACATGCCACCTGGTACGAGGCCCGGTACGCCGAGGACCACGCCGACAAACCGCTCGAACAGCGTATGCGCGAGGCCTACACCCGCTCCGACACCTGGCGCGCCGCCGGCGGACCGCCCGCCCACCCGGACGTCCCTTCCCCGGACCACAAGATCAACCTGTTCCGGCCGGTGGTCTACGACGGCAGCGCCCTGGTCCTGTACGCCCTGCGGCAGGAGATCGGCGCGGCCGCCTTCGACCGACTGGAGAGGACCTGGGTGCGCACGTACCGCGACCGGTCGGCGACCACCGCGGACTTCACACGGCTCGCCTCACGGATCGCAGGGAGGGACCTCACGGCGTTCTTCGACGGCTGGCTCCACGGGGAGAAGACGCCGCCCATGCCGGGGCACCCCGACTGGCACAGCGCGGAACCCCGCGCCGGCGGGGCGCCGCAGGGACCCGCACCCACCCCGAAACCCGAGTGACGGGCCGAGCGGGGACATGCCACTATCGACCCGTCGGCACGGCGGCCGGCCGGCGGGTTCCCCCGCACGGGAATCTTCCGGGCATGTCACGCGTTGTGACTGACACCACCACTTCCATCGACCTAAGGATCCAATGACCCACTCTTCCTCCCTTCCCCAGGACGCGCGGGACGCGCAGAGCGCCACGGACACCGCGTCCGAAAGCCTCACCGAGAGCCTTCGGGCCGACGCCCTGATGGAAGAGGACGTCGCCTGGAGCCACGAGACCGACACGGAGCGCGACGGCGAACAGCTGGACCGCTCCGAGCGCGCGGCCCTGCGCCGCGTGGCCGGACTCTCCACCGAGCTCGATGACGTCACCGAGGTCGAGTACCGGCAGCTGCGCCTCGAGCGTGTGGTGCTGGTCGGCGTCTGGACCTCCGGGACGGTCACCGACGCGCGGAACTCCCTCGCCGAGCTGGCGGCCCTGGCCGAGACGGCCGGAGCCATGGTGCTCGACGCGGTGTACCAGCGGCGCGACAAGCCCGACCCGGCCACCTACATCGGCTCGGGCAAGGCCCGGGAGCTGCGGGACATCGTCCTGGAGTCCGGGGCGGACACCGTCGTCTGCGACGGTGAGCTCAGCCCCGGCCAGCTGATCCACCTCGAAGACGTCGTCAAGGTCAAGGTGGTCGACCGGACCGCGCTGATCCTCGACATCTTCGCCCAGCACGCCAAGTCCCGAGAGGGCAAGGCGCAGGTGTCCCTGGCGCAGATGCAGTACATGCTGCCGCGGCTGCGCGGCTGGGGTCAGTCGCTCTCCCGGCAGATGGGCGGCGGCGGCTCCAGCGGCGGTGGCGGCATGGCCACCCGCGGTCCCGGTGAGACCAAGATCGAGACGGACCGGCGCCGTATCCGCGAGAAGATGGCGAAGATGCGCCGGGAGATCGCGGAGATGAAGACCGGCCGCGAGATCAAGCGCCAGGAGCGCAAGCGCAACAACGTGCCCTCGGTGGCGATCGCCGGATACACCAACGCCGGCAAGTCCTCGCTGCTCAACCGGCTCACCGGCGCCGGCGTACTGGTGGAGAACGCCCTGTTCGCCACCCTCGACCCGACCGTGCGCCGGGCCGAGACGCCGGGCGGCCGCCTCTACACCCTGGCCGACACCGTCGGGTTCGTGCGCCATCTTCCGCACCACCTCGTCGAGGCGTTCCGTTCCACCATGGAGGAGGTCGGCGACTCCGACCTGATCCTGCACGTGGTGGACGGTGCCCATCCGGTGCCGGAGGAGCAGCTGGCCGCGGTGCGCGAGGTGTTCCGGGACGTCGGCGCCGTCGACGTACGCGAGATCGTCGTGATCAACAAGGCGGACGCGGCCGACCCGCTGGTGCTCCAGAGGCTGCTGCGCAACGAGAAGCACGCGATCGCGGTCTCGGCCCGCACGGGCGCCGGGATCGACGAACTGCTCGCGCTGATCGAGACGGAACTGCCCCGGCCGTCCGTCGAGATCGAGGCGCTCGTGCCCTTCACACAGGGTGCGCTCGTCTCCCGGGTGCACGCGGAGGGCGAGGTCCTCTCCGAGGAGCACACCCCCGAGGGCACCCGGCTCACGGCGCGGGTGTACGAGGAACTGGGCGCGGAGCTCTCGACGTTCGTGACAGCGGCCCACTGAGGGCCGTCCGGCCCTGATCCGCCGGACAGCCCTTGCCCGCAGGGACGCACGGCCGGAGGCCCGGTCCCCCTTCCACGAGGGGGACCGGGCCTCCGGCCGCTTCCTGAGGTGCCGCCGCCGTACGGGAGGCTTCGCCGGTCACGACCGGCGAAGCCTCCCGAGGGCCTCAGCGGCCGGCGTACTTCTTGCTGGCCTCCTCGTAGATCCCCTTGGCCTCCGGGCCGAGGCGCGGACCGGCCAGCCAGCCCGCCGGCACCGGGCCGATGGAGGTGTTGGAGACCAGTGCCGGCTTGCCGTCCCGGCCCTGGGCGACCCAGCCGCCGCCGGAGGAGCCACCGGTCATCGTGCAGCCGATGCGGTACATCGTCGGATCGTTCCGGAAGACCGAGAGACGGCCCGGCTTGTCGGTGCACCGAAGCGCCGCCTGGCCGTCGAAGGGCGGAGCCGCCGGGTATCCGGTCGCCGTCATGCTCGCGATCTCCGGCGCCGCCGGGGCGTCGAAATCGACGGGGAGCGCCGAACCGACCGTCTCCTCCAGGGACTTGCCCGACGAACCCTTCTCCGGGACGACCTGGAGGACCGCGAAGTCGTACGGGGCGCCCTGTCCGCCGGTCGACGCGCCCTGGGAGATCCACTGGTCCGAGGTCTGCGCCCACTGGCCCCACCACACGCCGTACGGGGCGATCTGCTCCTTGGAGGCGTTCTCCAGCTGGGCCGCCGACAGGCCGCTGTCGTTGTAGGAGGGGACGAAGGCGATGTTGCGGTACCAGCCGCCCTTCTTGCCCGCGTGGACGCAGTGCCCCGCCGTCCACACCATGTTGGACCTGCCCGGGTGCGCCGGGTCCTGCACCACGGTCGCCGAACAGACCATCGGACCCTCGGGTCCGTCGAACAGCAGCTTCCCGGAGGCGGGCGCCTCGTCGTGGTACGGGGTGGACAGGGCGGCGGCCTCGACCGGGGCGGGCGTCGGGTCCGTCACACCCTCGTCGCCCGAGATGTCGTCGTCGACCGGGTTCTCCGGGGGCTTCTCGGCCTCCCGCATCCGGTCCGGGTCCCAGAGGCCCTCGATGATCGGGTTGACGTAGTCCTTCGCCTCACGCAGCCACTTGTCCCGGTCCCAGTTCCTCCACTCGCCGTTCCGCCACTTGTCGACGTCGATCCCGTGCTCCTTGAGGCGCTCCTTCAAGTCGTCCGGGATCGTGATCTTGCCGTCGGACCGCCCGGCGGCGTCGTCGCTCGGCCCGGCCTCCGGACCGTCCTCGTCCGGACCGCAGGCGGTGGCGGTGAACGTCAGGACGGCGGCGAGGGCGGCCGCGGCGAGAGCGGGGCGGCGGCGCGCACTCCCCCCACGGCGTGCGGTGTCGGTCGGGCGCATGGCTCGCATCTGGTGATCCCCCTGGGACTTCGTCACTGACTTCGGTACCGCACCGTGAAGTTGCCCGGTCCGCGCGGCGCGGACACGTGGTACCGCGGCGCGCACGCCGGTCCGGAGCGCCGGCTCCCTCCTTCGTGCGGCCCCCACTATGCCGGTGCGGTGGGGGACGGCACGCGGCAGGGCCGCGGTTCCGCGCCGCAAGGATCTTCCGGCGAACCCGTGATCCCTCGCGTGCGGCGTCGTTGGTACGTACGAGGGACACATGGACAGCCTTCACCCGCGCGGTCCGTCCTTCCAGTGCCGTACGGACGTGCAACGCAACTGTGACAGCAGGAGGACCGAAGAGCCGTGGCCGTGACCGAACCAGCTGCGGTGGCACCTCCCTCCGCGCACGAGGGGATTCTGCGGCGCCAGGCGCTGCGCGAGTCGGCCGCCCGCACGTACGCGCGCTCGCTGCCGATCGTGCCGGTGCGGGCCAGGGGCATGACCATCGAGGGAGCGGACGGGCGGCGCTACCTGGACTGCCTGTCCGGCGCGGGCACCCTGGCCCTCGGGCACAACCACCCGGTGGTGCTCGAGGCCATCAGGAAGGTCATCGACTCCGGCGCCCCGCTGCACGTGCTCGACCTGGCCACACCTGTCAAGGACGCCTTCACCACCGAGCTGTTCGCCACCTTGCCCCGCGAACTCGCCGACGACGCGCGTATCCAGTTCTGCGGGCCGGCCGGGACGGACGCCGTCGAAGCCGCGTTCAAACTGGTGCGGACGGCGACCGGACGCGGCGAACTGCTGGCGTTCACCGGCGCCTACCACGGGATGACCGCCGGGGCGTTGTCCGCCTCCGGCGGCGCCACCGATGTGCGGGTGACACGGCTGCCCTTCCCGCACCACTACCGCTGTCCCTTCGGCACCGGCGGGGATCGTGGCGCCGACCTCGCGGCACACTGGACCGAGTACCTCCTGGACGACCCCAAGGGCGGGCTGCCCGCGCCCGCCGCGATGATCGTGGAGCCGGTCCAGGGCGAGGGCGGCGTCAACCCCGCACCCGACCGCTGGCTCCGCCGGATGCGCGAGATCACCCGGGACCGCTCGATCGCCCTGATCGCGGACGAGGTGCAGACCGGTGTCGGCCGGACCGGGACCTTCTGGGCAGTCGAACACAGCGGAGTCGTACCGGATGTGATGGTGCTGTCCAAGGCCATCGGAGGCTCGCTGCCCCTCGCGGTGATCGTCTACCGCTCCGGGCTCGACCTCTGGCGGCCCGGCGCCCACGCGGGCACCTTCCGCGGCAACCAACTCGCCATGGCGGCCGGGGCCGCCACCCTCGCGTACGTACGGGAGAACCGTCTCGCCGAGCGTGCCGGGACGCTCGGCGCCCGCATGCTCGCCCGGCTCCAGGCGCTCGGTGCGGACCATCCCAGCATCGGTGACGTGCGGGGCCGCGGCCTGATGATCGGCATCGAGCTCGTCGATCCCGAGGCCGGGCCGGCCGACGTCACCGCGGAGAACGGATCCGCTCCGCCGCCCGATCCCGCACTGGCCTCGGCAGTTCAACGGGAATGTCTGCGCCGAGGCCTTATCGTCGAACTCGGCGGACGCCACAGCGCCGTGGTCCGACTGCTCCCTCCCCTCACGCTCACCGACGAACAGGCGACAGCGGTCGTGGACCGCCTCGCCGACGCGCTGAGTGCCGCAGAGCGCTCCACGCACCGTCGGGCCGCCGCCGGGCCGACCCGCTGATCCCGGATCCCTCACAAGGAAGACAGCCGTGAACCCCACCCCTGCACCCGAGGCCGACGGCCCTCTCACCAGCCAGCAGCGAGGAGCGGAGCTGCCGGACGGCGACATCGCCGTCGAACCGGCGACGGTGCCGCGTCAGAAGTCCGGGCCCGGCTCGACGCCGCGTGTCCC from Streptomyces sp. NBC_01754 includes:
- the hflX gene encoding GTPase HflX — translated: MTHSSSLPQDARDAQSATDTASESLTESLRADALMEEDVAWSHETDTERDGEQLDRSERAALRRVAGLSTELDDVTEVEYRQLRLERVVLVGVWTSGTVTDARNSLAELAALAETAGAMVLDAVYQRRDKPDPATYIGSGKARELRDIVLESGADTVVCDGELSPGQLIHLEDVVKVKVVDRTALILDIFAQHAKSREGKAQVSLAQMQYMLPRLRGWGQSLSRQMGGGGSSGGGGMATRGPGETKIETDRRRIREKMAKMRREIAEMKTGREIKRQERKRNNVPSVAIAGYTNAGKSSLLNRLTGAGVLVENALFATLDPTVRRAETPGGRLYTLADTVGFVRHLPHHLVEAFRSTMEEVGDSDLILHVVDGAHPVPEEQLAAVREVFRDVGAVDVREIVVINKADAADPLVLQRLLRNEKHAIAVSARTGAGIDELLALIETELPRPSVEIEALVPFTQGALVSRVHAEGEVLSEEHTPEGTRLTARVYEELGAELSTFVTAAH
- a CDS encoding diaminobutyrate--2-oxoglutarate transaminase family protein; its protein translation is MAVTEPAAVAPPSAHEGILRRQALRESAARTYARSLPIVPVRARGMTIEGADGRRYLDCLSGAGTLALGHNHPVVLEAIRKVIDSGAPLHVLDLATPVKDAFTTELFATLPRELADDARIQFCGPAGTDAVEAAFKLVRTATGRGELLAFTGAYHGMTAGALSASGGATDVRVTRLPFPHHYRCPFGTGGDRGADLAAHWTEYLLDDPKGGLPAPAAMIVEPVQGEGGVNPAPDRWLRRMREITRDRSIALIADEVQTGVGRTGTFWAVEHSGVVPDVMVLSKAIGGSLPLAVIVYRSGLDLWRPGAHAGTFRGNQLAMAAGAATLAYVRENRLAERAGTLGARMLARLQALGADHPSIGDVRGRGLMIGIELVDPEAGPADVTAENGSAPPPDPALASAVQRECLRRGLIVELGGRHSAVVRLLPPLTLTDEQATAVVDRLADALSAAERSTHRRAAAGPTR
- a CDS encoding trypsin-like serine peptidase, coding for MRAMRPTDTARRGGSARRRPALAAAALAAVLTFTATACGPDEDGPEAGPSDDAAGRSDGKITIPDDLKERLKEHGIDVDKWRNGEWRNWDRDKWLREAKDYVNPIIEGLWDPDRMREAEKPPENPVDDDISGDEGVTDPTPAPVEAAALSTPYHDEAPASGKLLFDGPEGPMVCSATVVQDPAHPGRSNMVWTAGHCVHAGKKGGWYRNIAFVPSYNDSGLSAAQLENASKEQIAPYGVWWGQWAQTSDQWISQGASTGGQGAPYDFAVLQVVPEKGSSGKSLEETVGSALPVDFDAPAAPEIASMTATGYPAAPPFDGQAALRCTDKPGRLSVFRNDPTMYRIGCTMTGGSSGGGWVAQGRDGKPALVSNTSIGPVPAGWLAGPRLGPEAKGIYEEASKKYAGR